Proteins from one Comamonas flocculans genomic window:
- the wecB gene encoding non-hydrolyzing UDP-N-acetylglucosamine 2-epimerase, whose translation MKKLKIMTVVGTRPEIIRLSRVLARLDEHCDHVLVHTGQNYDYELNQIFFDDLGIRKPDYFLNAAGGNAAETIGNIIGKMDGVLLAEQPEALLVLGDTNSCLSVIPAKRRKIPIFHMEAGNRCFDQRVPEETNRRIVDHTADINLTYSSIAREYLLREGLPPDQVIKTGSPMCEVLAHYRPKIDASDVLRRLGLEPGQFFVVSAHREENIDSDKSFAKLVQVLNAVAEGYGLPVIVSTHPRTQKRVDALGVQFHPLVQLLKPLGFSDYNRLQLESRAVLSDSGTINEESSILNFPALNLREAHERPEGMEEAAVMMVGLEVERVLQGLAILQTQPRGSERLLRQVADYSMPNVSEKVLRIVHSYTDYVNRVVWKKY comes from the coding sequence ATGAAAAAACTAAAAATCATGACCGTCGTGGGCACCCGCCCCGAAATCATTCGCCTCTCGCGCGTGCTGGCTCGGCTCGATGAGCATTGCGACCATGTGCTGGTACATACCGGGCAAAACTACGATTACGAGTTGAACCAGATTTTTTTTGACGATCTGGGTATTCGCAAGCCTGATTATTTCTTGAATGCTGCTGGCGGCAATGCTGCCGAAACCATAGGCAACATCATTGGCAAGATGGACGGCGTATTGCTGGCCGAGCAGCCCGAGGCGCTGCTGGTGCTGGGCGACACCAATAGCTGCTTGTCGGTCATTCCGGCCAAGCGGCGCAAGATTCCTATCTTCCACATGGAGGCGGGCAACCGTTGCTTTGACCAGCGTGTGCCCGAGGAGACCAACCGCCGCATCGTTGACCACACGGCAGACATCAATCTGACTTACAGCAGCATCGCGCGCGAATATTTGCTGCGCGAGGGTCTGCCGCCCGACCAGGTCATTAAAACCGGCAGTCCCATGTGCGAGGTGCTGGCGCATTACCGCCCGAAGATCGACGCATCCGACGTATTGCGGCGCCTGGGCCTGGAGCCGGGGCAGTTCTTCGTCGTCAGTGCGCACCGCGAGGAAAACATCGACTCCGACAAAAGCTTTGCCAAGCTGGTGCAAGTGCTCAACGCCGTGGCCGAGGGCTATGGCCTGCCGGTCATCGTCAGCACCCATCCGCGTACGCAAAAGCGCGTGGATGCGCTGGGGGTGCAGTTTCATCCGCTGGTGCAGTTGCTCAAGCCGCTGGGGTTTTCTGATTACAACCGGCTGCAACTGGAAAGCCGTGCGGTGCTGTCGGACAGCGGCACGATCAATGAGGAGTCGTCCATCCTCAACTTTCCGGCGCTCAATCTGCGCGAAGCGCACGAACGCCCTGAGGGTATGGAAGAAGCTGCTGTGATGATGGTCGGGCTGGAGGTGGAGCGCGTTCTGCAAGGCTTGGCCATTTTGCAAACCCAGCCACGCGGGTCAGAGCGCCTGCTGCGCCAGGTGGCGGATTACTCCATGCCCAATGTGTCGGAAAAGGTGCTGCGCATTGTTCATAGCTATACCGATTATGTGAATCGGGTGGTGTGGAAGAAATATTGA
- a CDS encoding polysaccharide biosynthesis protein, producing the protein MFKNKTLLITGGTGSFGNAVLKRFLDTDIAEIRIFSRDEKKQDDMRKRYNNAKLKFYIGDVRDARSIEQAMRGVDYVFHAAALKQVPSCEFHPMQAVRTNVLGTENVLEAAIQAGVKRVVCLSTDKAVYPINAMGISKAMMEKVMVATSRNLEGTGTVICGTRYGNVMASRGSVIPLFVQQVYAGQPITVTDPAMTRFMMTLGDAVDLVLYAFEHGRNGDIFVQKAPAATIETLAHAVTGLMGKPDHPVQVIGTRHGEKLYEALLSREEMACAEDMGDYFRVPADGRDLNYGKFVDQGAQRLTQSAHGEDYNSHNTNRLDETGMRQLLLKLDGMQRIAKGEMVADVEEH; encoded by the coding sequence ATGTTCAAGAATAAAACCCTGCTTATTACCGGCGGCACCGGCTCCTTCGGCAACGCCGTCCTGAAACGTTTTCTCGACACCGACATCGCCGAGATCCGCATCTTCAGCCGCGATGAGAAAAAGCAGGACGACATGCGCAAGCGTTACAACAACGCCAAGCTCAAGTTCTACATTGGTGATGTGCGCGATGCGCGCAGCATCGAGCAGGCCATGCGCGGGGTGGATTACGTGTTTCACGCAGCGGCGCTCAAGCAGGTGCCGTCGTGTGAGTTTCACCCCATGCAGGCGGTGCGCACCAATGTCCTGGGCACCGAGAATGTGCTGGAGGCGGCGATCCAGGCGGGCGTCAAGCGCGTGGTGTGCCTGAGCACCGACAAGGCGGTCTATCCCATTAATGCCATGGGCATCAGCAAGGCGATGATGGAAAAGGTGATGGTGGCCACCAGCCGCAATCTGGAAGGCACCGGTACGGTGATTTGCGGCACGCGCTATGGCAACGTGATGGCTTCGCGCGGTTCGGTGATTCCGCTGTTTGTGCAGCAGGTGTATGCGGGCCAGCCCATCACGGTGACTGACCCGGCGATGACGCGCTTCATGATGACGCTGGGCGATGCGGTGGACTTGGTGCTGTATGCGTTTGAGCACGGTCGCAATGGCGATATTTTTGTGCAAAAGGCGCCGGCAGCGACGATTGAAACCCTGGCCCATGCGGTGACGGGGCTGATGGGCAAGCCCGACCACCCGGTGCAGGTGATCGGCACGCGCCATGGCGAGAAGCTGTACGAGGCACTGCTCAGCCGCGAAGAGATGGCCTGCGCCGAGGACATGGGCGATTATTTTCGCGTGCCGGCCGATGGCCGGGATTTGAACTACGGCAAGTTTGTCGACCAGGGTGCGCAGCGCCTGACGCAGTCAGCCCATGGCGAGGATTACAACAGCCACAACACCAATCGGTTGGACGAGACCGGGATGCGGCAACTGCTGCTCAAGCTCGATGGGATGCAGCGCATTGCCAAGGGTGAGATGGTGGCGGATGTGGAGGAGCATTGA
- a CDS encoding glycosyltransferase family 4 protein, translated as MLTIAWRDEYDAELILFDLWLNNLEQFIKKYQKMKILHCCLSNFYIDGFNYQENMLVREHVRAGHEVLVLASTENYNAQGQLSYSVPGRYRGNDGAEVLRLPYRRLGPHALMKKIRAYPRVYRQLRIAKPDVIMFHGTCAWELLTVLRYKKNNPSVKLYVDSHEDFNNSARSFISKNILHYLFYRSIFRKSIPYVEKVLCISTETMDFIGGFYGCPKDKMEYFPLGGVIFDDATHRANRVDVREKYEIPPDTLVFLQSGKFDKKKKLTEALEAFQKIPYAENVQYLIAGVLQDDVKAEVEALLAKDDRIRFLGWKKAQELMQLLCAADVYVQPGSQSATLQNSICCRCAVMVDDVPSHHPFVKGNGWMVHGAEALVRAFDAAIHAFQEGCLEQMRARSLSIARQLLDYEKMAQRLTS; from the coding sequence GTGTTAACGATCGCATGGCGGGATGAATACGATGCCGAATTGATCTTGTTTGACCTGTGGTTGAATAATTTAGAGCAATTTATAAAAAAGTATCAAAAGATGAAGATTTTGCATTGTTGTTTGTCAAATTTTTATATAGATGGTTTCAATTATCAGGAAAACATGCTGGTGCGCGAGCATGTGCGCGCCGGGCATGAGGTTCTTGTTTTGGCATCCACAGAAAATTATAATGCTCAAGGCCAATTAAGTTATAGCGTACCGGGACGCTATCGCGGCAACGACGGCGCAGAGGTGCTGCGTCTACCCTATAGGCGTCTTGGGCCACATGCCTTGATGAAAAAAATACGCGCCTACCCCAGAGTTTATCGGCAATTACGTATCGCCAAGCCGGATGTGATTATGTTCCATGGTACTTGTGCCTGGGAGTTGTTGACTGTATTGCGCTACAAAAAAAATAATCCTTCAGTTAAACTGTATGTGGATAGTCATGAGGATTTTAATAATAGTGCGCGTAGCTTTATATCTAAGAATATATTGCACTATCTTTTTTATAGATCTATTTTTAGAAAATCTATTCCATACGTCGAGAAGGTGTTGTGTATTTCCACGGAAACCATGGATTTCATTGGCGGGTTCTATGGGTGTCCCAAAGACAAAATGGAATATTTCCCCTTGGGGGGTGTAATATTTGATGATGCAACGCATAGGGCAAATCGTGTGGACGTGCGAGAAAAATATGAAATTCCACCAGATACACTTGTTTTTCTTCAATCCGGTAAATTCGATAAAAAAAAGAAACTGACTGAGGCACTAGAGGCGTTTCAAAAGATACCGTATGCAGAAAATGTTCAGTACCTGATTGCTGGCGTCTTGCAAGATGATGTGAAGGCCGAGGTGGAGGCTTTGCTGGCCAAAGATGACCGGATTCGTTTTCTGGGTTGGAAAAAGGCCCAGGAATTGATGCAATTGTTGTGTGCGGCAGATGTATATGTGCAACCTGGCTCACAATCGGCCACCTTACAAAACAGCATTTGCTGTCGTTGTGCGGTGATGGTGGATGATGTGCCTAGCCACCATCCATTTGTGAAGGGCAATGGCTGGATGGTGCATGGCGCTGAGGCACTGGTACGAGCCTTTGATGCAGCTATTCACGCCTTTCAAGAGGGATGTCTGGAGCAAATGCGAGCGCGGTCGCTGAGCATCGCCAGACAGCTTCTGGATTATGAAAAAATGGCACAACGCTTAACGAGTTGA
- the wbjC gene encoding UDP-2-acetamido-2,6-beta-L-arabino-hexul-4-ose reductase, which translates to MRAVLITGASGFIGQNLQLHLSERKDVQVRCFTRANALADLPALLDGVDFVFHLAGVNRPQDPAEFNTGNAGLTQVLCDALVQTASSTGRKVPVVFASSTQAAQDNPYGRSKRAAEEALFDLQRQHGVPVHVFRLPNVFGKWARPNYNSAVATFCHNTARGLPITVNDPAAPLTLVYVDDVIARFVQLLDGADAVVDAADFSSVAPQYSTTVGALAAQIQAFADSRSSLMTERVGAGLVRALYSTYVSYLPVDAFAYTVPQHGDARGVFVEMLKTPDCGQFSYFTAHPGITRGGHYHHSKTEKFLVIKGQARFKFRHMHTGEAYELLTSGDKAEIVETVPGWTHDITNIGSDELVVMLWANEVFDRNKPDTFACPL; encoded by the coding sequence ATGCGCGCAGTTCTGATTACCGGCGCTAGCGGCTTTATTGGACAAAACCTACAACTGCACCTGTCTGAGCGCAAGGATGTGCAAGTGCGCTGTTTTACTCGTGCGAATGCGCTGGCAGATTTGCCCGCGTTGCTCGATGGCGTGGACTTTGTCTTTCATCTGGCGGGGGTGAATCGCCCGCAAGACCCGGCGGAATTCAACACGGGCAACGCCGGGCTGACGCAGGTGCTGTGCGATGCGCTGGTACAGACGGCTTCCAGCACTGGGCGCAAAGTCCCGGTGGTTTTTGCCTCGTCCACCCAGGCGGCACAAGACAACCCCTATGGCCGCAGCAAGCGTGCAGCGGAGGAGGCGCTGTTCGATTTGCAGCGTCAGCACGGCGTGCCGGTGCATGTGTTTCGCCTGCCCAATGTGTTTGGCAAGTGGGCGCGGCCCAACTACAACTCGGCCGTCGCCACGTTCTGCCACAACACGGCGCGCGGGCTGCCTATCACCGTTAACGACCCGGCAGCGCCTTTGACGCTGGTGTATGTGGATGACGTAATTGCGCGCTTTGTGCAGTTGCTCGATGGCGCTGATGCCGTCGTGGATGCCGCCGATTTTTCTAGTGTGGCGCCGCAATACAGCACCACGGTGGGTGCGCTGGCAGCGCAGATCCAGGCGTTTGCCGATAGCCGATCCAGCCTGATGACCGAACGCGTGGGTGCCGGGCTGGTGCGGGCGTTGTATTCCACTTACGTGAGCTACCTGCCGGTGGATGCTTTTGCCTACACCGTGCCCCAGCATGGCGACGCACGCGGGGTATTCGTCGAGATGCTGAAAACGCCCGATTGCGGTCAGTTCAGCTACTTCACCGCGCACCCGGGCATCACGCGCGGTGGGCACTACCACCACAGCAAGACCGAGAAGTTCCTGGTCATCAAGGGCCAAGCGCGCTTCAAGTTCCGCCATATGCACACTGGCGAAGCCTATGAGTTGCTGACTAGCGGCGACAAGGCCGAGATCGTCGAAACCGTGCCCGGCTGGACGCACGACATCACCAATATCGGCAGCGATGAGCTGGTGGTGATGCTGTGGGCCAATGAGGTGTTTGACCGGAACAAGCCGGATACTTTTGCCTGCCCGTTGTGA
- a CDS encoding AglZ/HisF2 family acetamidino modification protein, with product MLRPRIIPCLLIQQGGLVKTRKFKEPKYVGDPINAVKIFNEKESDELMVLDIDATVHQAEPNYALIAKLAAECRMPLCYGGGITTPEQAARIIGLGVEKVSISAAALVRPALLTEMAAAIGRQSVVAVLDVRKKTGFFSKGYEVCTHNARQAHKTDPIELVQQLQAAGAGEIVINSIDRDGEMQGYDLDLARQVRGVVKVPLTVLGGAGSLAHIGELLKTCGVVGAAAGSLFVFKGPYRAVLINYPTAAQKDELCRAVLADA from the coding sequence ATGCTGCGCCCTCGTATAATCCCCTGCCTGTTGATTCAACAAGGCGGGCTGGTAAAAACCAGAAAATTCAAAGAACCTAAATATGTGGGTGATCCGATCAACGCTGTCAAGATTTTCAACGAGAAAGAATCTGACGAGTTGATGGTGCTGGATATTGACGCCACAGTACACCAAGCTGAACCCAACTACGCTCTCATTGCCAAGCTGGCGGCCGAGTGTCGGATGCCACTGTGCTATGGCGGTGGCATCACCACGCCCGAGCAGGCGGCGCGCATCATTGGCCTGGGGGTGGAGAAGGTGTCAATCAGCGCTGCGGCGCTGGTCAGACCGGCGCTGCTCACAGAGATGGCAGCCGCCATCGGTCGGCAAAGCGTGGTCGCGGTGCTGGATGTGCGCAAAAAGACCGGGTTTTTCAGCAAGGGCTATGAGGTGTGTACGCACAATGCCCGGCAGGCGCACAAGACAGACCCCATTGAATTGGTGCAGCAATTGCAAGCGGCGGGCGCGGGTGAGATTGTCATTAATTCGATTGACCGTGACGGCGAGATGCAGGGCTACGACCTTGATTTGGCCCGGCAGGTGCGCGGCGTAGTCAAGGTGCCGCTCACTGTCTTGGGTGGGGCGGGTTCCTTGGCACATATCGGTGAATTGTTGAAAACCTGCGGTGTGGTGGGGGCGGCAGCGGGCAGCTTGTTTGTTTTCAAGGGCCCTTACCGCGCGGTGTTGATCAATTACCCCACTGCTGCACAAAAAGATGAACTGTGCCGCGCCGTTTTGGCGGACGCATAA
- the hisH gene encoding imidazole glycerol phosphate synthase subunit HisH, with the protein MIALIDYGVGNVQAFLNMFKRLGIDACRANTPEALQQASHLILPGVGAFDHAMMQLQQSGLRPALDTLVLEQKIPVLGICVGMQMLASGSDEGQLPGLGWIPGRVKAFAQQPDSHQLPMPHMGWNDVKFRAGHPLFRDFEAESRFYFLHSYYFDAVDEADVVATAEYGVDFDCVVSRGSVYGIQCHPEKSHRFGAQFLKNFAEL; encoded by the coding sequence ATGATCGCCCTGATTGATTATGGCGTGGGCAACGTGCAGGCGTTTTTGAATATGTTCAAACGCCTGGGAATTGATGCCTGCCGCGCCAACACGCCCGAGGCTTTGCAGCAGGCCAGCCATCTCATCCTGCCCGGTGTGGGGGCGTTTGACCATGCGATGATGCAGCTGCAGCAGTCTGGCCTGCGCCCTGCGCTGGATACCTTGGTGCTGGAACAAAAAATTCCCGTGTTGGGTATTTGCGTGGGAATGCAGATGCTGGCCAGCGGTAGCGATGAGGGGCAGTTGCCGGGGCTGGGCTGGATACCGGGGCGCGTCAAGGCTTTTGCACAGCAACCTGATTCACACCAGTTGCCCATGCCGCATATGGGGTGGAATGATGTGAAATTTCGTGCCGGGCACCCACTGTTTCGTGATTTTGAAGCCGAATCACGGTTTTATTTTCTGCACTCTTATTATTTTGATGCGGTGGACGAAGCCGATGTAGTGGCTACGGCAGAGTACGGCGTTGACTTTGACTGCGTCGTGTCACGGGGCAGTGTATATGGAATTCAATGCCATCCCGAGAAGAGCCATCGTTTCGGTGCGCAGTTTTTGAAAAACTTTGCGGAGCTTTGA
- a CDS encoding N-acetyl sugar amidotransferase: MEKYQICNHCIMDTSDPRIQFDDQGVCEYCNNFKATIQPSWDTATQGAAALARMAEQIKANTQGKNFDAIIGLSGGLDSSYAAYVAVKKMGLRPLLFHVDAGWNTDQAVGNIEKLVDGLGVDLYTEVINWEEMKDLQVAFLKSGIPDQDIPQDTAFFSALYQFARKNKIKHVITGSNYSTECCREPEEWGGYPGIDKILIDDIHGRFGNRRLTTFPIKDILVYKIYYQKILGMKVHYPLNHVPYVKKDAEDELERLFGWQRFQHKHHESRFTRFYEDYWMPRKFGYHKRRAHFSSLIMTGQMTREAALERISRPEMDEHFLQQEFEYVAHKLDLTVPELQAIFDAPNKTFHDYKNKRWVIGLGAKVLSALGLEKRLFR; encoded by the coding sequence ATGGAAAAATACCAAATCTGTAACCACTGCATCATGGATACCTCCGATCCTCGAATCCAGTTCGACGATCAAGGTGTCTGTGAATATTGCAACAACTTCAAAGCCACGATCCAGCCCAGTTGGGACACGGCCACGCAGGGCGCGGCTGCTCTTGCGCGTATGGCAGAACAGATCAAGGCAAATACCCAAGGCAAGAATTTTGATGCCATCATCGGCCTGAGTGGTGGGTTGGACAGTTCTTACGCGGCTTATGTGGCGGTGAAGAAAATGGGCTTGCGCCCCTTGCTGTTCCATGTGGACGCGGGGTGGAATACCGATCAGGCGGTAGGCAACATCGAGAAACTGGTGGACGGCCTGGGTGTGGACTTGTACACCGAGGTGATCAACTGGGAGGAGATGAAAGACCTGCAGGTGGCGTTTTTGAAGTCTGGAATTCCAGATCAGGATATTCCGCAGGATACGGCTTTCTTCTCAGCGCTGTACCAGTTCGCGCGCAAGAATAAGATCAAACATGTAATCACTGGTTCCAACTACTCCACGGAATGCTGTCGTGAGCCGGAGGAGTGGGGGGGCTACCCGGGTATTGATAAAATTTTGATTGATGACATTCATGGTCGTTTTGGAAATCGCCGGCTAACTACCTTTCCGATCAAGGATATTTTGGTATATAAAATTTACTATCAAAAAATCCTCGGAATGAAGGTTCACTACCCGCTGAACCATGTGCCTTATGTAAAGAAGGATGCCGAGGATGAGCTGGAGCGCCTGTTTGGTTGGCAGCGTTTTCAGCACAAACACCATGAATCACGGTTTACCCGGTTTTACGAAGACTATTGGATGCCGCGCAAATTCGGCTACCACAAGCGGCGTGCTCATTTTTCCAGTTTGATCATGACGGGGCAGATGACGCGGGAGGCGGCGCTGGAGCGGATCAGCCGTCCAGAGATGGATGAGCATTTTTTGCAGCAGGAATTTGAATATGTGGCGCACAAACTGGATTTGACAGTGCCCGAGCTGCAAGCCATTTTTGATGCACCCAACAAGACCTTCCACGACTACAAGAACAAGCGCTGGGTGATTGGCCTGGGGGCCAAGGTGTTGAGTGCGCTGGGCCTGGAGAAACGGCTCTTTCGATGA